Proteins from a single region of Haloarcula laminariae:
- a CDS encoding winged helix-turn-helix transcriptional regulator, with product MSETRARIRRYIERKPGVHFRALTRGLELATGQVQYHLARLEDVTEERVNGRTHYYPPGYDGWERTALAMLRRETARDVVVALYDSNGARPDAVADRVGIARSTLEHHLDGLVAGDIVRKDREGNRVTLSLSRPDETVALLRTVEPGLAERLTDRFERLVDSLLEPPNRD from the coding sequence GTGAGCGAGACGCGGGCGCGGATTAGGCGGTACATAGAGCGGAAGCCGGGCGTCCACTTCCGGGCGCTGACGCGCGGGCTGGAGCTGGCGACGGGGCAAGTCCAGTACCACCTCGCCCGCCTGGAGGACGTCACGGAGGAGCGGGTCAACGGCCGGACCCACTACTACCCGCCGGGGTACGACGGGTGGGAGCGGACGGCGCTGGCGATGCTCCGGCGGGAGACCGCCCGCGACGTCGTCGTGGCGCTATACGATTCCAACGGGGCGCGACCCGACGCCGTCGCCGACCGGGTCGGTATCGCCCGGTCCACGCTGGAACACCACCTCGACGGGCTGGTGGCGGGCGACATCGTCCGGAAGGACCGGGAGGGGAACCGGGTCACGCTCTCGCTGTCCCGGCCCGACGAAACGGTGGCGCTGCTCCGGACGGTGGAACCGGGCCTCGCCGAGCGACTGACCGACCGATTCGAGCGGCTGGTCGATAGCTTGCTGGAGCCCCCGAATCGGGACTGA
- a CDS encoding DUF7471 family protein, translated as MIVPGHVGGHWGALHVDFTAVLAVSALTTAALCLAGLTAYRRRGSRAYLLVTLALAALVAQPVLGGLAMVGAVGPAAHHTLEHGADAVVVLLVLGAVYDARRTGRRREVER; from the coding sequence ATGATTGTGCCGGGTCACGTCGGCGGACACTGGGGGGCGCTCCACGTCGACTTCACGGCCGTGCTCGCGGTGTCTGCACTGACCACGGCGGCGCTCTGTCTGGCCGGCCTGACGGCCTACCGTCGGCGGGGGTCGCGGGCGTACCTGCTCGTCACGCTCGCCCTCGCGGCGCTCGTCGCACAGCCGGTACTGGGCGGGCTGGCGATGGTCGGCGCCGTCGGCCCCGCCGCCCATCACACGCTGGAACACGGGGCCGACGCCGTCGTCGTCCTGCTGGTCCTCGGAGCGGTGTACGACGCCCGCCGGACCGGCCGACGGCGGGAGGTGGAACGGTGA
- the proS gene encoding proline--tRNA ligase → MSGEQDLGITESKEHSPGEWYAEVVQKAGLADYAPMGGFIVTKPRGYAVWERIQNHLDGWFKDTGVQNSYFPMFIPESFLEREKDIVEGFDPEVAWVTHGGHEELEERLAVRPTSESIIAPFMADWTRSHRDLPLRLNQWCSVVRWEATETKPFFRTKEFLWQEGHTAHTDQEGAWDETMTRLEQYKRLYEEVMAVPVMEGRKPPHDKFPGAHTTTTVEALMPDGKTVQGGTSHYLGTSFAEAFDITYADENEEDNVAHTTSWGLSWRAMGALIMTHSDDQGLVLPPAVAPTQVVIVPIWQEDTKDEVQEYAADLAVDLEDSGVRVELDDRDHYNPGFKYNEHELNGVPLRIEVGPHEVEDDEATLVHRPDGESETVGREGIGDTVSDHLDTVHAKLYASAEETLEGEIREADSREEILGTIGQHGGYVKCGWCGDEDCEDPIKDAIAAEIVMVPLDRDEEPVHDECAICGDDAEETAYFAKSY, encoded by the coding sequence ATGAGCGGCGAGCAGGATCTCGGTATCACGGAAAGCAAGGAGCATTCACCCGGCGAGTGGTACGCCGAGGTCGTCCAGAAGGCCGGCCTCGCGGACTACGCCCCGATGGGCGGGTTCATCGTCACGAAACCGCGCGGCTACGCGGTCTGGGAGCGCATCCAGAACCACCTCGACGGCTGGTTCAAGGACACCGGTGTCCAGAACAGCTACTTCCCGATGTTCATCCCAGAGAGCTTCCTCGAACGGGAGAAGGACATCGTCGAAGGGTTCGACCCCGAGGTCGCCTGGGTCACCCACGGCGGCCACGAGGAACTGGAGGAGCGGCTGGCGGTTCGCCCGACGAGCGAGTCCATCATCGCGCCCTTCATGGCCGACTGGACCCGCTCGCACCGTGACCTCCCCCTCAGACTGAACCAGTGGTGTTCGGTCGTCCGGTGGGAGGCCACCGAGACCAAGCCGTTCTTCCGCACCAAGGAGTTCCTCTGGCAGGAGGGCCACACCGCCCACACCGACCAGGAGGGCGCGTGGGACGAGACGATGACCCGCCTCGAACAGTACAAGCGGCTCTACGAGGAGGTCATGGCGGTACCGGTCATGGAGGGGCGCAAGCCGCCCCACGACAAGTTCCCGGGCGCACACACCACCACCACGGTCGAGGCGCTGATGCCCGACGGCAAGACCGTCCAGGGCGGCACCTCTCACTATCTCGGTACGTCGTTCGCCGAGGCCTTCGACATCACCTACGCCGACGAGAACGAGGAGGACAACGTCGCCCACACGACCTCCTGGGGACTGTCCTGGCGCGCGATGGGCGCGCTCATCATGACCCACTCCGACGACCAGGGGCTCGTCCTGCCCCCCGCCGTCGCGCCGACCCAGGTCGTCATCGTCCCCATCTGGCAGGAGGACACGAAAGACGAGGTCCAGGAGTACGCCGCCGACCTCGCCGTCGACCTCGAAGATTCGGGTGTGCGGGTCGAACTCGACGACCGGGACCACTACAACCCCGGCTTCAAGTACAACGAACACGAGCTCAACGGCGTTCCCCTTCGTATCGAGGTCGGGCCTCACGAGGTCGAGGACGACGAGGCGACGCTGGTCCACCGGCCCGACGGCGAGAGCGAGACCGTCGGCCGGGAGGGCATCGGCGACACCGTCTCCGACCACCTGGACACCGTCCACGCCAAGCTCTACGCCAGCGCCGAGGAGACCCTCGAAGGCGAAATCCGGGAGGCCGACTCCCGGGAGGAGATTCTGGGCACCATCGGCCAGCACGGCGGCTACGTGAAGTGTGGTTGGTGTGGCGACGAGGATTGCGAAGACCCCATCAAGGACGCCATCGCCGCCGAAATCGTGATGGTTCCCCTGGACCGGGACGAGGAACCCGTTCACGACGAGTGTGCCATCTGCGGCGACGACGCCGAAGAGACTGCCTACTTCGCGAAGAGCTACTGA
- a CDS encoding CBS domain-containing protein, with product MDDVFVGSLMTSPVTTVPADTPAKAAAALMLEEGISSVVVTDDDNQPVGILTSTDFVAIAAAERAAGAFSVADHMTTDVVTTTAQASIVDVADLLIEHGIHHVPVVDETEGVVGMVTTTDLTAYLAGAVDAESTRAWT from the coding sequence ATGGACGACGTATTTGTCGGTAGCCTGATGACTTCGCCCGTCACGACCGTCCCGGCCGACACGCCGGCGAAAGCGGCGGCCGCACTGATGCTCGAAGAGGGGATTAGCTCCGTCGTCGTCACGGACGACGACAACCAGCCGGTGGGGATTCTCACCTCCACGGACTTCGTCGCTATCGCCGCCGCAGAACGGGCCGCGGGGGCCTTCTCGGTCGCCGACCACATGACGACCGACGTGGTGACGACGACGGCCCAGGCGTCCATCGTCGACGTCGCGGACCTCCTCATCGAACACGGTATCCATCACGTCCCCGTCGTCGACGAGACGGAAGGCGTCGTGGGCATGGTGACGACGACGGACCTGACGGCCTATCTCGCGGGGGCAGTGGACGCCGAGTCCACCCGCGCGTGGACCTGA
- the gltB gene encoding glutamate synthase large subunit has product MVERHISNQSAGEAGLADPTDERSNCGVGVVMDLDGESDNSTVADGLELLENLEHRGTTGAEKGTGDGAGIMLQIPHEFFADEMDADLPEPGAYAVGTLFLPQDDEAATDLKALVETELAGEGLDVLGWRTVPTDNSDLGATALESEPEIVQFVVTAEDDATGEELDNRLYVGRRTLENTVEAEEPAGHDRFYVVSLATDTVVYKGLLKAEQLLDYYPDLSDDRFESTFAMVHARFSTNTLGAWHLAHPYRRIIHNGEFNTIQGNINWMRARETDLASDTFEGDIDRVKPIIDDPSQSDTASVDNALELLLQGGRDLPHALRMLIPEAWRGEMNDVSGDRRDFYDYHASLVEPWDGPALVAATDGERIGAVLDRNGLRPCRYDILEDNTLVMSSEAGALESDPSDIAERGRLQPGQCFLADPEEGRVIPDAEVFEDIADDKYGEWVEAEQLHLDDVAPREDNTPQDAVGGLRSQQAMYGYTYDEVDHLIEPMAEKGKDPVGSMGDDTPLSVLSQFNRPLFTYFKQLFAQVTNPPLDYIREELVTSLESRLGFQRNLLEESQAHARQLVLDSPILTDEETDSIKNLDENGMSTKVVDITYERGTDLREAVEDVRAEADAAAQEHDIIVLSDRAAGEDRVPIPSLLAVGGIHHHLVRNGLRNHVGLVVESGDPRAVHHFATLIGYGAGAVNPYLSYQTIEDLVAGPDGADLDKAIDAYITAVEDGLLKTMAKMGISTVESYQGAQIFEAVGLSSDFIAEYFEGTTCRTEGIGLEEIEEDLLQRHDVAWSEEEPDMPRQGEYEFRSNGIHHQWNPNTVGKIQQAVRMGDYSIYKEFAELINDQNEQLQTLRGLLETDSDREPVDIEDVEPIEDIVDRFETAAMSLGSLSPEMHENNAIAMNRLGTNANTGEGGEPPERFGTEKECKTKQVASGRFGVTSEYLSEAEEIQIKMAQGSKPGEGGHLPGKKVNEMIAHVRYATPGVGLISPPPLHDIYSIEDLKQLIHDLKAANPEADINVKLVAEDGIGTVAAGVAKANADVVHISGHDGGTGASPKTSIKNAGLPWELGVAEANQMLRATGLRSRIEVHSDGGMKTGRDVAVAALLGSEGYAFGTASMVTSGCVMARQCHENTCPVGVATQNENLRSRFPGEPEHVINYMTFVAQELREIMAELGFETVDEMIGKASVLEQRDDVKQAKAKKLDLSSVIAEPAGDDGRYKQREQDHEVDEQLDWELIDAAEDAIENGDPVAIDTEITNVDRAVGATLSNRICREHGGEGLPDDTVRVDFDGTAGQSFGAFLARGVTMALTGTGNDYVGKGLSGGKLIVNTPNEAPYDAADNIVIGNVALYGATQGEAYVNGQAGERFGVRNSGVKGVVEGVGDHGCEYMTGGAIVVLGETGKNFAAGMSGGVAYVYDPDGTFAEKANTGMVSIRDSLEAKDRGMITRLVENHAAYTDSDRAKALLENWDEELSNFTMVMPDAYAEVISDRERDDVRNEPPAAATPTTDDGTEADFAASSDD; this is encoded by the coding sequence ATGGTTGAGCGACACATCAGTAACCAGTCTGCGGGCGAGGCCGGGCTTGCAGACCCGACTGACGAACGGTCGAACTGCGGCGTCGGCGTCGTGATGGACTTGGACGGTGAGAGCGACAACAGCACCGTCGCCGACGGGCTCGAACTCCTGGAGAACCTCGAACACCGCGGCACCACCGGCGCCGAGAAGGGCACCGGCGACGGCGCGGGCATCATGCTCCAAATCCCCCACGAGTTCTTCGCCGATGAGATGGATGCGGACCTCCCCGAACCGGGGGCGTATGCGGTCGGGACGCTCTTTCTACCACAGGACGACGAGGCCGCGACGGACCTGAAGGCCCTCGTCGAGACGGAACTGGCCGGCGAGGGGCTGGACGTGCTGGGCTGGCGAACGGTCCCCACCGACAACAGCGACCTGGGTGCGACGGCGCTGGAGTCCGAGCCCGAAATCGTCCAGTTCGTCGTCACCGCCGAGGACGACGCGACCGGCGAGGAACTCGACAACCGGCTCTACGTCGGCCGGCGCACCCTCGAAAACACCGTCGAGGCGGAGGAACCGGCGGGCCACGACCGCTTCTACGTCGTCTCGCTCGCCACCGATACCGTCGTCTACAAGGGCCTGCTCAAGGCCGAGCAACTGCTCGACTACTACCCGGACCTCTCCGACGACCGCTTCGAGTCCACTTTCGCGATGGTCCACGCCCGCTTCTCGACGAACACGCTCGGGGCGTGGCACCTCGCACACCCATACCGCCGAATCATTCACAACGGCGAGTTCAACACCATCCAGGGCAACATCAACTGGATGCGCGCCCGCGAGACGGACCTCGCGAGCGACACCTTCGAGGGTGACATCGACCGCGTCAAGCCCATCATCGACGACCCCTCCCAGTCCGACACCGCGAGCGTCGACAACGCCCTGGAACTGCTCCTGCAGGGCGGTCGCGACCTTCCCCACGCCCTGCGAATGCTCATCCCCGAGGCCTGGCGCGGCGAGATGAACGACGTCTCCGGCGACCGCCGGGACTTCTATGACTACCACGCCTCGCTGGTCGAGCCGTGGGACGGCCCCGCTCTCGTGGCCGCGACCGACGGCGAGCGCATCGGCGCGGTGCTCGACCGCAACGGTCTGCGCCCGTGCCGGTACGACATCCTGGAGGACAACACGCTCGTCATGTCCTCGGAGGCCGGCGCACTGGAGAGCGACCCGAGCGACATAGCCGAGCGCGGCCGGCTCCAGCCGGGCCAGTGTTTCCTGGCCGACCCCGAGGAGGGCCGCGTCATCCCCGACGCCGAAGTGTTCGAAGACATCGCCGACGACAAGTACGGCGAGTGGGTCGAGGCCGAACAGCTCCACCTCGACGACGTGGCCCCGCGTGAGGACAACACCCCACAGGACGCTGTCGGCGGCCTGCGCAGCCAGCAGGCGATGTACGGCTACACCTACGACGAGGTCGACCACCTCATCGAACCGATGGCCGAGAAGGGGAAAGACCCGGTCGGCTCCATGGGCGACGACACGCCGCTGTCGGTGCTGTCGCAGTTCAACCGCCCGCTGTTTACCTACTTCAAGCAGCTGTTCGCACAGGTCACCAACCCGCCGCTGGACTACATCCGCGAGGAACTCGTCACCTCGCTGGAGTCGCGGCTGGGCTTCCAGCGCAACCTGCTCGAAGAGAGCCAGGCCCACGCCCGACAGCTGGTGCTTGACTCCCCCATCCTCACCGACGAGGAGACCGACTCGATCAAGAACTTAGACGAGAACGGCATGTCGACGAAGGTCGTCGACATCACCTACGAGAGGGGGACCGACCTCCGCGAGGCCGTCGAGGACGTACGAGCGGAGGCCGACGCCGCCGCCCAGGAACACGACATCATCGTCCTCTCGGACCGCGCGGCCGGCGAGGACCGCGTCCCGATTCCCTCCCTGCTCGCGGTCGGTGGCATCCACCACCACCTCGTGCGCAACGGGCTTCGCAACCACGTCGGGCTCGTCGTCGAGTCCGGCGACCCCCGCGCCGTCCACCACTTCGCGACGCTCATCGGCTACGGCGCCGGCGCGGTCAACCCCTACCTCTCCTACCAGACAATCGAGGACCTCGTGGCCGGGCCCGACGGCGCGGACCTGGACAAGGCCATCGACGCGTACATCACGGCCGTCGAGGACGGCCTGCTGAAGACGATGGCCAAGATGGGCATCTCCACGGTGGAGTCCTACCAGGGCGCCCAGATATTCGAGGCCGTCGGGCTCTCCTCCGACTTCATCGCGGAGTACTTCGAGGGGACCACGTGCCGGACCGAGGGTATCGGCCTCGAGGAAATCGAGGAGGACCTCCTCCAGCGCCACGACGTGGCCTGGAGCGAGGAGGAGCCGGACATGCCCCGTCAGGGCGAGTACGAGTTCCGCTCGAACGGTATCCACCACCAGTGGAACCCCAACACGGTCGGCAAGATACAGCAGGCCGTCCGCATGGGCGACTACTCCATCTACAAGGAGTTCGCGGAGCTCATCAACGACCAGAACGAGCAGCTCCAGACGCTTCGCGGGCTCCTTGAGACTGACTCCGACCGCGAGCCCGTCGACATCGAGGATGTCGAACCCATCGAGGACATCGTCGACCGCTTCGAGACGGCCGCGATGTCGCTTGGCTCGCTCTCCCCGGAGATGCACGAGAACAACGCCATCGCGATGAACCGGCTCGGCACCAACGCCAACACCGGCGAGGGCGGCGAGCCCCCGGAGCGGTTCGGTACCGAGAAGGAGTGCAAGACCAAGCAGGTCGCCTCCGGCCGCTTCGGCGTCACCTCAGAGTACCTCTCGGAGGCCGAGGAGATCCAGATCAAGATGGCCCAGGGCTCGAAGCCCGGCGAGGGCGGCCATCTGCCCGGCAAGAAGGTCAACGAGATGATCGCCCACGTCCGGTACGCGACCCCCGGCGTCGGCCTCATCTCCCCGCCGCCGCTGCACGACATCTACTCCATCGAGGACCTCAAACAGCTCATCCACGACCTGAAGGCGGCGAACCCGGAGGCCGACATCAACGTCAAGCTGGTCGCCGAGGACGGCATCGGGACCGTCGCGGCCGGCGTCGCCAAGGCCAACGCCGACGTGGTCCACATCTCGGGCCACGACGGCGGCACGGGCGCCTCGCCCAAGACCTCCATCAAGAACGCCGGGCTCCCCTGGGAGCTTGGCGTCGCGGAGGCCAACCAGATGCTCCGGGCCACGGGGCTGCGCTCGCGCATCGAGGTCCACTCCGACGGCGGGATGAAGACCGGCCGCGACGTGGCCGTCGCCGCCCTGCTTGGCTCCGAGGGGTACGCCTTCGGGACCGCCTCGATGGTCACTTCGGGCTGTGTGATGGCCCGCCAGTGCCACGAGAACACCTGCCCCGTCGGCGTCGCCACGCAGAACGAGAACCTCCGGAGCCGGTTCCCGGGCGAGCCCGAGCACGTCATCAACTACATGACCTTCGTCGCCCAGGAGCTGAGGGAGATAATGGCCGAGCTGGGCTTCGAGACGGTCGACGAGATGATAGGCAAGGCCAGCGTCCTCGAACAGCGCGACGACGTGAAACAGGCCAAAGCGAAGAAGCTCGACCTCTCGTCGGTCATCGCGGAGCCGGCCGGCGACGACGGCCGCTACAAGCAGCGCGAGCAGGACCACGAGGTCGACGAGCAACTCGACTGGGAGCTCATCGACGCGGCCGAGGACGCCATCGAGAACGGCGACCCGGTCGCTATCGACACCGAGATAACCAACGTCGACCGCGCGGTCGGCGCGACGCTGTCGAACCGCATCTGTCGGGAACACGGCGGTGAGGGACTGCCCGACGACACCGTCCGGGTGGACTTCGACGGCACCGCCGGCCAGTCCTTCGGCGCCTTCCTCGCACGCGGCGTGACGATGGCGCTGACCGGTACCGGCAACGACTACGTCGGCAAGGGGCTCTCGGGCGGGAAGCTCATCGTCAACACGCCAAACGAGGCGCCTTACGACGCCGCAGACAACATCGTCATCGGCAACGTCGCGCTGTACGGCGCGACCCAGGGCGAGGCCTACGTCAACGGCCAGGCCGGCGAGCGCTTCGGCGTCCGCAACTCCGGCGTCAAGGGCGTCGTCGAGGGCGTCGGCGACCACGGCTGTGAGTACATGACCGGCGGCGCCATCGTCGTACTGGGCGAGACGGGCAAGAACTTCGCGGCCGGGATGTCCGGCGGCGTTGCCTACGTCTACGACCCCGACGGCACGTTCGCCGAGAAGGCGAACACCGGGATGGTCTCCATCCGGGACTCGCTCGAAGCGAAGGACCGCGGGATGATAACCCGCCTCGTCGAGAACCACGCCGCCTACACCGACTCCGACCGGGCGAAGGCGCTGCTGGAGAACTGGGACGAGGAGCTGTCGAACTTCACGATGGTGATGCCCGACGCCTACGCCGAGGTCATCAGCGACCGCGAGCGCGACGACGTGCGCAACGAGCCGCCCGCGGCGGCCACGCCGACGACCGACGACGGGACCGAGGCGGACTTCGCGGCCTCCTCGGACGACTAG
- a CDS encoding NAD(P)-dependent glycerol-1-phosphate dehydrogenase: MFDKSTWIRLPRNVVVGHGVLSQTLDAVEELHLTGRPLVVSSPTPYEVAGKRVIEQFAAAGYDPAEIVIEEASFDAVQEVISHAEDVDPGFLIGVGGGKAIDIAKMAADHIGRGFISIPTAASHDGIVSGRGSVPEEDTRHSVAAEPPLAVVADTEVLAEAPWRLTTAGCADIISNYTAVRDWELAHRLKNVPYSEYAGALSQMTAEMLVENADSIKRNLEESSWIVVKALVSSGVAMSIAGSSRPASGAEHLFSHQLDRIAPGAALHGHQVGVGAVMTEYLHTGPQGRWRDVRDALAAIGAPTTAADLDIDRDTVIEALTTAHEIRDRYTILGDGMSEEAAIEAATVTGVV; this comes from the coding sequence ATGTTCGACAAATCGACGTGGATACGTCTCCCGCGAAACGTCGTGGTGGGCCACGGCGTCCTCTCTCAGACGCTGGACGCCGTCGAGGAGCTCCACCTCACCGGGCGGCCGCTCGTCGTCTCCAGCCCGACACCGTACGAGGTCGCCGGAAAACGGGTCATAGAGCAGTTCGCGGCGGCCGGGTACGACCCGGCCGAAATCGTCATCGAAGAGGCGAGTTTCGACGCCGTCCAGGAGGTGATCAGCCACGCCGAGGACGTCGACCCCGGCTTCCTCATCGGCGTCGGCGGCGGGAAGGCAATCGACATCGCGAAGATGGCGGCCGACCACATCGGTCGCGGGTTCATCTCGATTCCCACGGCGGCCAGCCACGACGGCATCGTCTCGGGACGGGGGTCGGTTCCGGAGGAGGACACCCGCCACAGCGTCGCCGCGGAACCGCCGCTGGCCGTGGTCGCGGACACGGAGGTCCTCGCGGAGGCCCCCTGGCGGCTGACGACGGCCGGCTGTGCCGACATCATCTCGAACTACACCGCCGTCCGGGACTGGGAGCTCGCTCACCGGCTGAAAAACGTCCCCTACTCGGAGTACGCCGGCGCGCTCTCCCAGATGACCGCCGAGATGCTCGTCGAGAACGCCGACTCCATCAAGCGCAACCTGGAGGAGTCTTCGTGGATTGTCGTGAAAGCGCTCGTCTCCTCGGGCGTGGCGATGTCCATCGCCGGCTCCTCCCGGCCGGCGAGCGGCGCGGAGCACCTCTTTTCCCACCAGCTCGACCGCATCGCGCCGGGCGCGGCGCTGCACGGCCACCAGGTCGGCGTCGGCGCCGTCATGACCGAGTACCTCCACACCGGCCCCCAGGGGCGCTGGCGCGACGTGCGCGACGCGCTGGCGGCCATCGGCGCGCCGACGACAGCGGCCGACCTGGATATCGACCGCGACACCGTCATCGAGGCGCTGACGACGGCCCACGAGATTCGGGACCGCTACACCATCCTGGGCGACGGGATGAGCGAAGAAGCCGCAATCGAGGCGGCGACAGTCACGGGCGTCGTGTAG
- a CDS encoding NUDIX domain-containing protein, which yields MDVASRSRSRVEERLTRLEEQFGTLEVTQTTFEVGPRRYQRAIENSRDGQLDVRAVVRDEDGAVLLQEGDGEWLVPRGQTRVDEPLSGAVQRIVSETADVDCTVTDATTANIHGIRNSDDEDADTVYRLCVVFTAEVTEADVPTGESLRWDAEADAVSELV from the coding sequence ATGGACGTAGCCAGCCGCTCCCGGTCCCGCGTCGAGGAGCGGTTGACGCGACTCGAAGAGCAGTTTGGAACGCTGGAGGTCACACAGACGACCTTCGAGGTGGGGCCACGCCGCTACCAGCGGGCCATCGAGAACTCCCGTGACGGCCAACTGGACGTCCGGGCGGTGGTGCGTGACGAGGACGGCGCGGTACTGCTACAGGAGGGCGACGGCGAGTGGCTGGTCCCCCGAGGTCAGACCAGAGTCGACGAACCCCTCTCGGGAGCGGTACAGCGCATCGTCTCCGAGACGGCCGACGTGGACTGTACCGTGACCGACGCCACCACGGCCAACATCCACGGAATCCGAAACAGCGACGACGAGGACGCCGACACCGTCTATCGGCTGTGTGTCGTCTTCACCGCCGAAGTCACCGAAGCGGACGTGCCGACCGGGGAGTCGCTCCGGTGGGACGCCGAGGCCGACGCCGTCAGCGAGCTGGTGTAG
- a CDS encoding S9 family peptidase, with amino-acid sequence MGPDGRLAFLLNTTGVEQVWTLDEPGAWPEQRTFYDEPVGFVDYSPTRSELVFGMDEGGNERTQLYRLDDESGAVTELTAMPDAKHRWGGWGPDGDRFAFASNRRDESVFDVYVQDRDATGEDARLVFEGDGWFTVSGFSPDGTKVAISEAHSSFDQDVYVLDVESGERTHLTPHEGSVRYSSLSWGPDSEALYLVTDAESDTLELARLSLSGDLDVVREGGGWNIDGVSVDRESGRLAYSRNIEGYNELNVGELAGPTTVSEFPTPDLPGGLAGGVSWGPDADRFAVSVTGRTVNTNVFVVETATGTAERWTHASTAGIPQETFVEPEVVRFESFDGRAIPALFSLPAGADGDGDTPVVVDIHGGPESQRRPSFAGLTQYFLSRGYAVFEPNVRGSTGYGKAYTHLDDVEKRMDSVKDVRAGVDWLHDHPAVDPDRIVAMGGSYGGFMVLAALAEYPSLWAAGVDVVGIANFVTFLENTGEWRRELREAEYGSLSEDRDFLESISPINKADRIEAPLFVLHGANDPRVPVGEAEQIAAEVADHGVPVETLVFEDEGHGISKRENRIEAYTRVVDFLDDHV; translated from the coding sequence ATGGGGCCCGACGGCCGTCTGGCCTTCCTGCTGAACACGACCGGCGTGGAACAGGTCTGGACGCTCGACGAGCCCGGCGCGTGGCCCGAACAGCGGACCTTCTACGACGAGCCGGTCGGCTTCGTCGACTACTCCCCGACGCGGTCCGAACTCGTCTTCGGGATGGACGAGGGGGGCAACGAGCGCACCCAGCTGTACCGCCTCGACGACGAAAGCGGCGCGGTCACGGAGCTGACGGCGATGCCCGACGCGAAACACCGGTGGGGCGGCTGGGGACCGGACGGTGACCGCTTCGCGTTCGCCTCGAACCGTCGCGACGAGTCGGTGTTCGACGTGTACGTCCAGGACCGCGACGCCACCGGCGAGGACGCGCGGCTGGTGTTCGAGGGCGACGGCTGGTTCACCGTCAGCGGCTTCTCGCCGGACGGGACCAAGGTCGCCATCAGCGAGGCCCACTCCAGTTTCGACCAGGACGTCTACGTCCTCGACGTCGAGTCGGGCGAACGCACCCACCTGACGCCACACGAGGGGTCGGTCCGGTATTCGAGCCTCTCCTGGGGCCCCGACAGCGAGGCGCTGTATCTGGTCACCGACGCCGAGAGCGACACGCTGGAGCTCGCGCGGCTCTCGCTCTCGGGCGACCTCGACGTCGTCCGCGAGGGCGGCGGGTGGAACATCGACGGCGTCTCGGTCGACCGCGAGAGCGGCCGGCTCGCCTACTCCCGGAACATCGAGGGGTACAACGAACTCAACGTCGGCGAACTGGCGGGGCCGACGACCGTCTCGGAGTTCCCGACGCCGGACCTCCCCGGCGGGCTGGCCGGCGGCGTGTCGTGGGGGCCTGACGCCGACCGCTTCGCCGTCAGCGTCACCGGCCGCACCGTCAACACGAACGTCTTCGTCGTCGAGACGGCGACGGGTACGGCCGAGCGCTGGACCCACGCCTCGACGGCCGGAATCCCACAGGAGACGTTCGTCGAACCCGAGGTCGTCCGCTTCGAGAGCTTCGACGGCCGGGCGATTCCGGCCCTGTTCTCGCTGCCGGCGGGGGCCGACGGGGACGGCGACACGCCGGTCGTCGTCGACATCCACGGCGGCCCCGAGAGCCAGCGGCGGCCCTCCTTCGCCGGGCTAACCCAGTACTTCCTCTCGCGGGGTTACGCCGTCTTCGAGCCGAACGTCCGCGGGTCGACCGGCTACGGGAAGGCCTACACCCACCTCGACGACGTGGAAAAGCGGATGGACTCGGTGAAAGACGTCCGCGCGGGCGTCGACTGGCTCCACGACCACCCCGCCGTGGACCCCGACCGCATCGTCGCCATGGGCGGGTCCTACGGCGGGTTCATGGTGCTGGCGGCGCTCGCGGAGTACCCGTCGCTGTGGGCTGCCGGCGTCGACGTGGTCGGCATCGCGAACTTCGTCACGTTCCTCGAGAACACCGGCGAGTGGCGGCGGGAGCTCCGGGAGGCCGAGTACGGCTCGCTGTCGGAGGACCGCGACTTCCTCGAATCCATCTCGCCCATCAACAAGGCAGACCGCATCGAGGCCCCGCTTTTCGTCCTCCACGGCGCGAACGACCCGCGGGTCCCGGTCGGCGAGGCCGAACAGATCGCTGCGGAGGTCGCCGACCACGGCGTCCCCGTCGAGACGCTCGTCTTCGAGGACGAGGGCCACGGCATCAGCAAGCGCGAGAACCGTATCGAAGCCTACACCCGGGTCGTCGATTTCCTCGACGACCACGTCTGA